A window of Fibrobacter sp. UWR2 genomic DNA:
GTGAAGATGGAGCACCCGATGATAAAGGAAGATACGGAGAACAAATAATGTCTATCGAAGATCGTTCCACGCTAGTCTTTGCGACTGGGGTAGGCCGCGTTAAGGAAGAAAAACCGAAAGCCGAACGCCCGCAGGGCGACGGCGTTGTCCGCATCCAGTTGAAGCGCCTCGGAGGCGGAAAGATGGCCAGTGTCGTCACGGGAGTCCCGCTCGACGAGGACGAGCTCAAGGATCTGGCCCGCGTGCTCAAGCA
This region includes:
- a CDS encoding stress response translation initiation inhibitor YciH (involved in start site selection during the initiation of translation) encodes the protein MSIEDRSTLVFATGVGRVKEEKPKAERPQGDGVVRIQLKRLGGGKMASVVTGVPLDEDELKDLARVLKQKCGVGGSVKDFNIEIQGDKRNILKTELEKKGYTVKLSGG